A genomic window from Micromonospora violae includes:
- a CDS encoding FAD-dependent oxidoreductase: MPASPSRLFAEIATAEPPAETRVVMRRAVVLGGSMAGLLAARVLSDHAEEVLIIERDPSDVDAGPRPGVPQGSQVHALLPAGQVQLERWFPGIAEEALALGAPPPPRDPSTAKIFVNGMVGLPPAPTGTGPALITTRPFLEALVRRRTLAVDNIQMVYGRADGLLLDERRVTGARYVPEGGTEPIVEAADLVVDAMGRSSRLSDWLAEQGWPRPPMHRMPIKLNYATALFRRDEAVSDAWVAVFHTMAGKGRTARIGGINSVEGDRWIMLVAGYDEDRPSRDVADFTARCREHYPQMFGDIAEHGEMLGGVITYHQADSRRRDFHKLDRLPAGLVAAGDAVASFNPVYGQGMTSATLHASCLSTYLRSGPKPHDEPARAYFDQVRVVVDAAWQVSTTADIELPHVDGPYPPGYKITKWFGDLLFRASLTDPVLNARLGRVTTMLDHPAALSRPGTLFRALRLGLLGRSRR, encoded by the coding sequence ATGCCCGCCTCTCCGTCCCGGCTCTTCGCCGAGATAGCGACGGCCGAACCGCCGGCCGAGACCAGAGTGGTCATGCGACGGGCGGTGGTGCTCGGTGGCAGCATGGCCGGGCTGCTGGCCGCCCGGGTGTTGAGCGACCACGCCGAGGAAGTGCTGATCATCGAACGGGACCCGTCCGATGTCGACGCCGGGCCCCGGCCGGGTGTGCCCCAGGGCAGTCAGGTGCACGCGCTGCTGCCCGCCGGTCAGGTCCAGTTGGAGCGCTGGTTTCCCGGCATCGCCGAGGAGGCACTCGCGCTCGGTGCCCCGCCCCCACCGCGCGACCCCAGCACGGCGAAGATCTTCGTGAACGGCATGGTGGGCCTGCCGCCCGCGCCGACCGGCACCGGGCCGGCGTTGATCACCACGCGTCCGTTCCTGGAGGCGCTGGTCCGGCGACGCACTCTCGCCGTCGACAACATCCAGATGGTGTACGGGCGGGCGGACGGCCTGCTCCTCGACGAGCGGCGGGTCACCGGCGCCCGGTACGTGCCCGAGGGTGGCACCGAGCCGATCGTCGAGGCGGCGGACCTGGTGGTCGACGCGATGGGGCGGTCCAGCCGGTTGAGCGACTGGCTGGCCGAGCAGGGGTGGCCGCGCCCGCCGATGCACCGCATGCCGATCAAGCTGAACTACGCCACGGCGCTCTTCCGACGCGACGAGGCGGTCAGTGACGCCTGGGTGGCCGTCTTCCACACGATGGCGGGCAAGGGGCGCACCGCCCGGATCGGTGGGATCAACTCGGTCGAGGGAGACCGCTGGATCATGCTGGTCGCCGGCTACGACGAGGACCGGCCCAGCCGCGACGTCGCCGACTTCACCGCCCGCTGTCGGGAGCACTACCCGCAGATGTTCGGCGACATCGCCGAACACGGGGAGATGCTCGGCGGGGTGATCACTTACCACCAGGCGGACAGCCGACGTCGCGACTTCCACAAGCTCGACCGCCTGCCCGCCGGGTTGGTCGCCGCCGGTGACGCGGTCGCGTCCTTCAACCCGGTGTACGGCCAGGGCATGACCTCCGCGACGCTGCACGCCTCCTGCCTGTCGACGTACCTGCGCTCCGGTCCGAAGCCACACGACGAGCCGGCGCGGGCGTACTTCGACCAGGTCCGCGTGGTGGTCGACGCCGCCTGGCAGGTCTCCACCACCGCCGACATCGAGCTGCCGCACGTCGACGGGCCGTACCCGCCCGGCTACAAGATCACCAAGTGGTTCGGAGACCTGCTCTTCCGGGCGTCGCTGACCGATCCAGTGCTCAACGCCCGGCTGGGCCGGGTCACCACCATGCTCGATCACCCGGCCGCGCTGAGCCGGCCCGGCACCCTGTTCCGGGCCCTCCGGCTCGGCCTGCTCGGCCGCTCCCGGCGGTGA
- a CDS encoding FUSC family protein, with product MFGTSLLGRLRRRDPGGAVLRRATRLTLVASLVFYGCRYGAGSSTLATYGLFGTIAAGSFAQLPGPAPQRARILVLSLPAVWVLIAVGSLLAWSTWAAAAGMLVVGFVVAFAGVGNPRLVGLGSAFQLFYILASFPPYQPGTLPERLAGVTVAIVLLAAAEVLLWPDPVPVSYRQRLADAADGVAAFLHAAAERLTDPHAAAGAQDRQRQRAYDVVAATELDRDPPGWAPTAAGAQDRALRICKVALREVLAEADRLAADAPPEPIPDLAAARLLRSCADTTRAAGRSLSPGAPAVNPADLDVAVERADAEYPVGTSGVREAVDVPRLCRDATALALAGQVRVFAVGCRVATGARLDAEDASVGLFEYARRGPWTLYRWQFRSHLAPRSAHLQNSLRLAVALAIARVAAGLLQLTHGFWVLLATLTVLRTSAADTRTALRPAVLGTIVGAAVSGGVMLVVDEPIAYAIVLPVTLLLAFGLGRLLGPVWQQALFTLLLTVVFAQLSTEGWRLAEARLVDVVLGAVIGVLAGVAMWPRGAGYDLRANATRYLSANADAVEQTVHAVLGAAPPPDDALNRVRRRMVLIDSSYCQYHSERHDPRHEQVNWDAVLSAGHHVVPGAEALLRRNPPGCLAGWPEAEALLRDSVGRLRSTYRAVADEVAHGQTPHPTPPATTCADQLDRIRPLLGEADPRSVRHLVEVDRWLAGLADSLAQVHPRSSM from the coding sequence GTGTTCGGAACCAGCCTCCTGGGTCGGCTTCGGCGCCGTGACCCTGGTGGCGCCGTCCTGCGACGCGCGACACGCCTGACCCTCGTCGCGTCCCTCGTCTTCTACGGCTGTCGGTACGGCGCGGGCAGCTCGACGCTCGCCACGTACGGGTTGTTCGGCACGATCGCCGCCGGGTCGTTCGCGCAGCTGCCGGGTCCGGCACCGCAACGGGCACGGATCCTCGTGCTGTCGCTGCCGGCGGTGTGGGTGCTGATCGCGGTGGGTTCGCTGCTGGCGTGGAGCACGTGGGCGGCCGCCGCCGGCATGCTGGTCGTCGGGTTCGTCGTGGCGTTCGCCGGGGTCGGCAACCCGCGCCTGGTGGGGTTGGGGAGCGCCTTTCAGCTCTTCTACATCCTGGCGTCGTTCCCGCCGTACCAGCCGGGCACCCTGCCGGAACGACTCGCCGGGGTGACAGTCGCCATCGTGCTGCTCGCCGCGGCCGAGGTGCTCCTCTGGCCCGACCCGGTGCCGGTCTCCTACCGGCAGCGCCTCGCCGACGCGGCGGACGGCGTCGCCGCCTTCCTCCACGCCGCCGCCGAGAGGTTGACCGACCCGCACGCCGCCGCCGGTGCCCAGGACAGGCAGCGCCAGCGGGCGTACGACGTGGTGGCGGCGACCGAGTTGGACCGCGACCCCCCGGGGTGGGCGCCCACCGCGGCGGGTGCTCAGGACCGGGCGTTGCGTATTTGCAAGGTCGCGTTACGGGAGGTGCTCGCCGAGGCGGATCGACTGGCGGCGGACGCCCCGCCGGAGCCGATCCCGGACCTGGCGGCGGCGCGTCTGCTGCGCTCCTGCGCGGACACGACCCGCGCCGCCGGCCGGAGCCTGTCGCCGGGTGCCCCGGCGGTGAACCCCGCCGACCTGGACGTCGCTGTCGAACGCGCCGACGCGGAGTACCCGGTGGGAACGAGTGGTGTCCGCGAGGCGGTCGACGTACCCCGGTTGTGCCGGGACGCGACCGCGCTGGCCCTCGCCGGCCAGGTGCGGGTCTTCGCGGTCGGATGCCGGGTGGCCACCGGGGCGCGGCTCGACGCTGAGGACGCCTCCGTGGGCTTGTTCGAGTACGCCCGGCGCGGCCCGTGGACGCTGTACCGGTGGCAGTTCCGCTCCCACCTGGCGCCGCGCTCGGCCCACCTGCAGAACTCGCTGCGGCTGGCCGTGGCGCTCGCCATCGCCCGGGTGGCCGCCGGGCTGTTGCAGCTGACCCACGGCTTCTGGGTGCTGCTGGCCACCCTCACCGTCCTGCGGACCTCGGCCGCCGACACCCGCACCGCGCTGCGGCCGGCCGTGCTGGGCACGATCGTCGGTGCGGCCGTCAGCGGCGGGGTGATGCTCGTCGTCGATGAGCCGATCGCGTACGCCATCGTCCTGCCGGTCACGCTGCTGCTGGCCTTCGGCCTCGGCCGCCTGCTCGGTCCGGTGTGGCAACAGGCGCTGTTCACCCTGCTGCTGACGGTTGTCTTCGCCCAGCTCAGCACGGAAGGGTGGCGACTCGCCGAGGCCCGCCTCGTCGACGTTGTGCTCGGCGCGGTGATCGGCGTGTTGGCCGGCGTGGCGATGTGGCCGCGCGGCGCGGGTTACGACCTGCGGGCGAACGCCACCCGCTACCTGTCGGCCAACGCGGACGCGGTCGAACAGACCGTCCACGCGGTGCTCGGCGCTGCGCCGCCACCCGACGACGCCCTCAACCGGGTACGTCGCCGGATGGTCCTGATCGACTCGTCGTACTGCCAATACCACTCGGAACGCCACGATCCGCGCCACGAGCAGGTGAACTGGGACGCGGTGCTGAGCGCCGGGCACCACGTGGTGCCCGGCGCGGAGGCGTTGCTGCGGCGCAACCCGCCGGGCTGCCTCGCCGGCTGGCCCGAAGCGGAGGCGCTACTGCGGGACTCCGTCGGGCGCCTGCGGTCGACGTACCGCGCCGTCGCCGACGAGGTCGCGCACGGCCAGACACCGCACCCGACGCCGCCCGCGACCACCTGCGCGGACCAGTTGGACCGGATCCGTCCGCTGCTCGGCGAAGCCGACCCCCGGTCGGTCCGGCACCTGGTGGAGGTCGACCGGTGGCTCGCCGGCCTCGCCGACAGCCTCGCCCAGGTCCACCCGCGCTCGTCGATGTGA
- a CDS encoding sigma factor-like helix-turn-helix DNA-binding protein, whose amino-acid sequence MDQNLRVLRPDDTTELHVALLQALATLPVRDQAIVVLRHWEDQSVEAVASTLDISVSVVKMQNARALTKLRTLLGQDFVRI is encoded by the coding sequence ATGGATCAGAACCTGCGCGTGCTACGGCCCGACGACACCACAGAGCTGCACGTCGCCCTGCTCCAGGCATTGGCCACCCTGCCGGTCCGCGACCAGGCCATCGTGGTGCTCCGGCACTGGGAGGATCAGAGCGTCGAGGCGGTCGCCAGCACCCTCGACATCTCCGTGTCGGTGGTCAAGATGCAGAACGCTCGCGCGCTGACAAAGCTGAGGACACTGCTAGGCCAGGACTTCGTACGGATCTGA
- a CDS encoding aminotransferase class V-fold PLP-dependent enzyme, whose product MEIEQAQKLWQPEPGWLNTASYGLPPEPAWTALQDALADWRIGRTSWEGWGESTHRARVAFAGLVGVPVGDVAVGATVSQLFAPVAAALPAGATVVVPEVEFTSNLFPWLVQEERGVTVRTVPLESLVDAIDADTDLVAFSLVQSSDGAVAAYDEIVAAARAHDALVVVDATQACGWLPFDGSRADVVAVGGYKWLMNPRGTAYAYLAPELRERLRPDAAGWYAGRDPHASYYGPPLRLADDARRFDISPAWFSWVGAVPALEVIAEIGVSAIGAHNVALANRFLAGLGRPPGESAIVSVDVPDAQQRLAAAGIRAAVRAGRVRASFHVYSTEADVDAALEALTG is encoded by the coding sequence ATGGAGATCGAACAGGCGCAGAAGCTGTGGCAGCCGGAGCCGGGCTGGTTGAACACCGCCAGTTACGGGTTGCCGCCGGAGCCGGCGTGGACGGCGTTGCAGGACGCGCTGGCCGACTGGCGGATCGGTCGTACGTCGTGGGAGGGCTGGGGTGAGTCGACGCACCGGGCCCGTGTCGCCTTCGCCGGCCTCGTCGGGGTGCCGGTCGGTGACGTGGCGGTCGGTGCGACCGTGTCCCAGCTTTTCGCGCCGGTCGCGGCGGCGCTGCCGGCCGGTGCCACGGTGGTGGTTCCCGAGGTGGAGTTCACCTCGAATCTCTTCCCCTGGTTGGTGCAGGAGGAGCGTGGCGTCACGGTCCGCACGGTGCCGTTGGAGTCGTTGGTCGACGCCATCGACGCCGACACCGACCTGGTCGCGTTCAGTCTGGTGCAGTCCTCCGACGGGGCGGTGGCGGCGTACGACGAGATCGTGGCCGCGGCCCGCGCGCACGACGCGTTGGTGGTGGTGGACGCGACCCAGGCGTGTGGCTGGCTGCCGTTCGACGGGAGCCGGGCCGACGTGGTGGCGGTGGGCGGCTACAAGTGGTTGATGAATCCGCGCGGGACCGCGTACGCCTATCTGGCGCCGGAGTTGCGCGAGCGGTTGCGTCCCGACGCCGCCGGCTGGTACGCGGGCCGCGACCCGCACGCCTCCTACTACGGCCCGCCGTTGCGGCTGGCCGACGACGCCCGCCGGTTCGACATCTCACCGGCCTGGTTCAGTTGGGTCGGGGCGGTCCCCGCCCTGGAGGTGATCGCCGAGATCGGCGTGTCGGCGATCGGTGCGCACAATGTGGCGTTGGCGAACCGGTTCCTGGCCGGGCTGGGTCGGCCACCGGGGGAGAGCGCCATCGTCAGCGTGGACGTGCCCGACGCGCAGCAGCGCCTCGCGGCGGCCGGCATCCGGGCGGCGGTGCGCGCCGGACGGGTCCGCGCCTCCTTCCACGTCTACTCCACGGAGGCCGATGTGGACGCCGCGTTGGAGGCGTTGACGGGATGA
- a CDS encoding acyl-CoA dehydrogenase family protein — MDFALSEEERAVRDTVRAFITREVMPLEAEVLRRERAHQPGLDHSEVRELQLKARKFGFWGLATPEEYGGMNLPAVLQSLIWTELGRTFVPFRFGGEADNILFHATEEQKREFLIPTIEGERRSCFAITEPGAGSDAANIRLSARRDGDDWILDGEKTFITGGHDADFAIVVAVTDREKGARNGGATAFLVDRSMGWRSEFIQTMGEGGPASLIFDGVRVPHRNILGEIGQGFTLGMEWIGKGRYTIPSHAIGIAERVLQMAIDHANTRETFGAKIGTNQAIQWMIADSETELEAARWLVLRSAWTVDAGLDPRHASSMGKLYGAGMVNRVVDRVLQIHGGMGYTRELPIERWYRQVRLYRIFEGTDEMQRLIISRDLLRGYTKIGGHLA; from the coding sequence GTGGACTTCGCACTGTCCGAAGAGGAACGCGCCGTCCGAGACACCGTGCGCGCGTTCATCACCCGCGAGGTGATGCCCCTGGAAGCCGAGGTGCTCCGCCGGGAACGAGCGCACCAGCCGGGTCTGGACCACTCCGAGGTGCGCGAGCTGCAACTCAAGGCGCGCAAGTTCGGCTTCTGGGGCCTGGCCACCCCGGAGGAGTACGGCGGGATGAACCTGCCGGCCGTCCTCCAGTCCCTGATCTGGACCGAGCTGGGCCGCACGTTCGTGCCGTTCCGCTTCGGCGGCGAGGCGGACAACATCCTGTTCCACGCCACCGAGGAGCAGAAGCGGGAATTCCTCATCCCGACCATCGAGGGCGAGCGGCGCTCCTGCTTCGCGATCACCGAGCCGGGCGCCGGCTCGGACGCGGCCAACATCCGGCTCTCCGCGCGCCGCGACGGCGACGACTGGATCCTCGACGGCGAGAAGACCTTCATCACCGGCGGTCACGACGCCGACTTCGCCATCGTGGTCGCGGTGACCGACCGGGAGAAGGGCGCCCGCAACGGCGGCGCCACCGCCTTCCTGGTGGACCGGTCAATGGGCTGGCGCTCCGAGTTCATCCAGACGATGGGCGAGGGCGGGCCCGCGTCGCTCATCTTCGACGGTGTACGCGTGCCACACCGCAACATCCTCGGCGAGATCGGGCAGGGCTTCACGCTCGGCATGGAGTGGATCGGCAAGGGTCGCTACACCATCCCCTCGCACGCCATCGGCATCGCCGAACGGGTGCTGCAAATGGCCATCGACCACGCCAACACCCGGGAGACCTTCGGCGCGAAGATCGGCACCAACCAGGCCATCCAGTGGATGATCGCCGACTCGGAGACCGAGTTGGAGGCGGCCCGCTGGCTGGTGCTGCGCTCGGCCTGGACGGTCGATGCGGGCCTGGACCCCCGGCACGCCTCGTCGATGGGCAAGCTCTACGGCGCCGGCATGGTCAACCGGGTGGTCGACCGGGTGCTCCAGATCCACGGCGGCATGGGCTACACCCGGGAGCTGCCCATCGAACGCTGGTACCGGCAGGTCCGGCTCTACCGGATCTTCGAGGGCACCGACGAGATGCAGCGCCTGATCATCTCCCGGGACCTGCTGCGCGGGTACACCAAGATCGGTGGGCACCTCGCCTGA
- a CDS encoding TetR/AcrR family transcriptional regulator, which yields MPRPRRPLLTRDRIVETALALIDADGLGALSTRRLAAALGVQGPSLYNHFATKDDILDAVADEVTGGVDTSGFASRDWVAALREWAWSYRRALTAHPNIVPYLAQGPGRRPAALAMADAVYGGLVRAGWPPARATHIGAALRYFVAGSALGSFARGFVEDPELYAAHYPHLRQAHRLAEHQQSVDEGAFALGLDALLHGLAAEYARTVDAVESGRPNG from the coding sequence GTGCCCCGACCTCGACGGCCTCTGCTCACCCGCGACCGGATCGTCGAGACGGCGCTCGCGCTGATCGACGCCGACGGGCTCGGCGCGCTCTCCACCCGCCGGCTCGCCGCCGCGCTCGGCGTGCAGGGCCCCTCGCTCTACAACCACTTCGCCACCAAGGACGACATCCTCGATGCGGTCGCCGACGAGGTCACCGGCGGCGTCGACACCAGCGGCTTCGCCAGCCGGGACTGGGTCGCCGCGCTGCGGGAGTGGGCCTGGTCGTACCGGCGGGCGCTCACCGCGCACCCGAACATCGTGCCGTACCTGGCACAGGGCCCGGGGCGTCGACCGGCCGCCCTGGCGATGGCCGACGCGGTCTACGGCGGCCTGGTCCGGGCCGGCTGGCCGCCGGCCCGCGCCACCCACATCGGCGCGGCACTGCGCTACTTCGTGGCCGGCTCGGCGCTCGGTTCGTTCGCCCGCGGTTTCGTCGAGGACCCGGAGCTGTACGCGGCGCACTACCCGCATCTGCGCCAGGCGCACCGGCTCGCCGAGCACCAGCAGAGCGTGGACGAGGGCGCCTTCGCCCTCGGCCTGGACGCGTTGCTGCACGGTCTGGCCGCCGAGTACGCCCGCACCGTCGACGCGGTGGAGTCCGGCCGGCCCAACGGGTAG